From one Bos javanicus breed banteng chromosome 15, ARS-OSU_banteng_1.0, whole genome shotgun sequence genomic stretch:
- the LOC133261565 gene encoding olfactory receptor 51H1-like, with the protein MADNNHSHFQHLYFVLTGIPGLELKYYWMAFPLGAIYVIALFGNGVIISTIKSELSLHIPMYYFLCMLALADTGLALCTMPSMLGIFWFNYKSIAFDACLVQMYFIHTFSAIESGVLVAMAFDRVVAIWKPLRYGTILTNGVVFRTGAVILTRAICVVFPVPFLIKRLPFYRSNILSHSFCLHQDVMSLACASTQVNSLYGLIAVIFTKGSDSLSILLSYAFLLRTVMAIASGEGQLKALNTCVSHICAVLIFYVPLIGVSVIHRFGKHISPLTHALMANAYLLIPPVLNPIVYTMKTKEIQRKLIQMFVAAKVTAEG; encoded by the coding sequence ATGGCAGATAATAACCACTCTCACTTCCAACACCTCTACTTTGTCTTAACTGGAATTCCAGGGCTTGAACTAAAGTATTACTGGATGGCATTCCCACTGGGGGCTATATATGTCATTGCCCTCTTTGGCAATGGTGTCATCATCTCTACCATCAAGTCCGAATTGTCCCTGCACATCCCCATGTATTACTTTCTGTGTATGCTGGCACTGGCAGACACGGGACTTGCCCTTTGTACTATGCCCTCCATGCTAGGCATATTTTGGTTTAACTACAAGTCCATTGCCTTTGATGCCTGCCTTGTTCAGATGTACTTCATCCATACCTTCTCAGCCATTGAATCTGGCGTGCTGGTGGCCATGGCCTTTGATCGGGTTGTGGCAATCTGGAAACCCCTCAGGTACGGCACCATCCTCACCAATGGCGTGGTCTTCAGAACAGGGGCAGTCATCTTGACAAGGGCCATCTGTGTGGTCTTCCCGGTGCCTTTCCTCATCAAGCGGCTCCCCTTCTACCGCTCCAATATCCTCTCCCACTCCTTCTGCCTCCACCAAGATGTCATGAGCCTTGCTTGTGCCAGCACCCAGGTCAACAGTCTCTATGGCCTCATTGCGGTTATCTTCACCAAGGGTTCTGActccctctccatcctcctctcCTATGCATTCCTACTTCGAACAGTGATGGCCATTGCCTCAGGGGAGGGCCAGCTGAAGGCACTCAACACCTGTGTTTCCCACATCTGTGCTGTTCTCATTTTCTACGTGCCGCTCATTGGGGTGTCTGTCATTCACCGTTTTGGAAAGCACATTTCACCACTGACCCATGCCCTCATGGCTAATGCCTATCTTCTTATACCCCCTGTGCTAAACCCCATCGTCTATACTATGAAGACCAAAGAGATACAGAGGAAACTCATCCAGATGTTTGTTGCAGCCAAGGTCACTGCAGAGGGTTAG